In Gordonia sp. SL306, the genomic window GCAGCCTGCCGGACGGTACCGAGATGCAGCCGGGCGAGATCCCCGATGGAGTGCTGTATTACATGGGAATCTTCGAATTCGACGACGAGCTGGTGCATTTCGCGCAGCGTGAGGATTCCGAGGGCCGCCGAACACAGTTCGAGGGCGAGATCGTGCACCGCCTGGCCGATGGTGGCTCGTCGTCGCCGATCATCGACGTCGACCACGATCTCAAGTTCCGCGACGACCTGCGCGTGATCAGTGGTGGAACCTTCGACGTCCACCGTGACGACCGGACCACCAGCTCCATCGAGGTGACGCCGATCTGCGACTTCTGGCCGGGTCTGGCCGGGTATCAGGAGTTCCGTGGCTACGCGTCGGGGTACTGGCGTGGAACGGATTTCATCGATGGATTCACCATCGACGCGAGTGATGCCGAGGCGATCCGTCCGGTCAGTTTCGTCAGTGAGACGCTATGCGAGGTGCAGATGGACGGCACAGTGGGACACGGGCTCGTCGAGATGGTGTTCGTCGGTGCCTATCCGCGCTACGGCTACACGGGCTGGTGACGACGTGACGGTTTCGCGCGCCGCGCGCATCGCGGCCGACCTCCTCCCGGAGGCGCTCGAACCGATTGTTCGCCGACGTGTTCGGGGTGCTGGGCGGGCCGTGATCGAGAACTGGCGACCGGCGGCACAAGGTTATTCCACGGAGACCTACCTCTTCGATCTCGTCGGAGTCGACGATGGCGACGACGATTCGGTCGGACTGGTCTTCCGGAGGCCTCCCGAACGTCCGGTCCTGCCGGATTTCGACTTGCGTCGGCAGTATCTGACGATGGACCGTCTCCGCGCCACCGACGTCCCCGTCCCCACGATGCGCTGGATCGATGCGCCTGGAACCGACCTGGGGACACCGTACTTCGTGATGGACCGCATCGACGACGCCGTGACCGTCAGCGATGTGCCGCCTTATCACCAGGCAGGCATCTTCGCCGACGCGGACGCGGCGGGCCGGGCCGAATTGTGGAGCGGCTGCGTCGATGTGATCGCGTCACTTCGCGCGGTGGATCCGGCAGCTCGGCGCCTCGGCTTCTTGGACCTTCGTGCATTCGGATCGTCGGCGCCACAACGGCTGGCGGGGTTCCTCAGGTATGCGATCGAGTGGGCAAGCGGATCGACGGCGCCGCGCAAGGAGTTCATCGACGCCCTCGACTGGCTGGACGGGCATCTGTACGAGCCCGAGCACGTCGGGCTCTGCTGGGGCGACAGCAGGATGTCGAATGTGCTCTACAACAACGAGTTCGACGTGGTCGCGGCGCTGGACTGGGAGATCGCCTACCTCGGCGACCCGGCCGGTGATCTCGCGTGGATGCTGACCACCGACTGGATCAGCAGCCCGTTTCCCGACCACGCCCCGGCCCCGGGCACGCCGTCGACCGAAGAGACCCTGGACCGCTATCGGCGGCGTACAGGGCTGCGCCTGGACCACATGAGGTTCGCCCATGTGGCCGCCGGACTGTTGCTGGCCGTTCCTCTCCTGCGCCTCAACGAGATCCTGGACCTCGGGGACGTCGACCTCGCGGAGATCTGCATCGAACGACTCGATCACGTCTTCGGTGACCGGCTAGTCTGATCAGGACAGGACCAGACTCCGCTTGGCCAATCCCATCCAGAACCCGTCGATCGCCTGATCGGGCTTCTGCTCGACGTCGCTGCTCGCACCGAGTGCGACGAAGAGCGGGGAGAAGTGCTCGATGGTCGGGTGCGCATAGGGCATGCCGGGGGCGCGATTGCGGAAGTCGATGAGCGACTCGACATCTCCCGCTGCGAAACGCTCCTGGGCCCAGGTGTCGAACTCCGCAGACCACCCCGGCGGGGTGGCTTCGGGCGTCGGGTCGGTCAGGTAGGGGAGGCCGTGGGTGGTGAAGCCCGAACCGATGATCAACACACCCTCCTCCCGCAGCGGTGCCAGACGACGACCGAGATCGAGCAAACGTTCCGGGTCGAGCGTCGGCAGGGAGACCTGCAGAACCGGGATGTCGGCGTCGGGGTACATCACCGTCAGCGGGACGTACGCGCCGTGGTCGAGGCGGCGACCCCGGTCGTGGGCGATGGGCTCGCCGTCGGGCATCATGGCCGCGACCCGGGTGGCGAGGCTGTCGGCGCCCGGGGACCAGTAGGTGGTCTGGTAGTACCGATCGGGAAAGCCCCAGAAGTCGTAGGTGAGCGCGGTTGTCGGGTCGGTCGACCCTATGGTCAGCGGCGCCGCCTCCCAGTGCGCTGAGACCACGAGAATCGCCGACGGCCGGTCGAGACGCCCCGCGAGTGCGGTCAATTGATTCACCCAGCGTTCGCTGTCGACCAACGGCGGTGCGCCGTGGCTCAGGAAGAGCGCGGGTTGAAGTGACGTCTCCTCTGACATGGTCATATCCTACTCAACTGGACCACGGTCCGTTTGATTCCGAGCAGGTGCCACTCGCTCGCGAGCAGCACCGTCGATCCGGCATCATCGACCGCATGGTCTCCATCCGTCCCGCCGTATCGGCCGACTGCGCCACGGTCTCCGACATCTACCGGCATTACGTCGAGCACACGTTTGCGACCTTCGACTACGAGGCGCCGACCCGGGACGCCTGGGAGGCCAAGCTCGCCGCGATCGCCGCGGCCGGGCGCCCGTTCCTGGTGGCAGAGGACGAAGGGGCGGTCCTGGGGTTCGCCTACCTCGGATCCTTTCGAGACAAGCGTGCATACGCCTGGACCGCCGAGGACACGATCTACCTGAACCCCGAAGCCGGCGGTCGGGGGATCGGATCGGCGTTGCTGGGCGCCCTCCTCGAGGCGGCCGACCCGGACAACGTGCGGCAGGTCATCGCGGTGATCGCGGCCACCGGTGGTGAGGCGTCGATCGCCTTGCACCTCAAACACGGCTTCACCGAGGTCGGCCGGACACCCTCCGTGGGGTACAAGTTCGACCAGTGGATCGACTGCGTATATCTGCAGCGCCCGCTGCGCTGATCCGTCGTCGCACCCACAAACTAGAATCGTTGGAGTGTCATCTACCCCCGCCCTACACGGGCTCGCCGCGGTCACATGTTCGGACAAGGCGATCGCGGATCTGGTGGGGCGGCGAGGCCAGGAGCGTCTCGACATCAGCGCGCCCGATTCGGCCCGGCCGTTCGTGGTGGCCTGCCTCGCGGGCGCCGCGGCGACCGAGACCTCGGCCGCTCCTCTACTGGTGGTCTCCGCCAACGGGCGCGAGGCAGACGATCTGACGGCCGAGCTGGCCGAACTCCTCGACGACCCGGCCGCGGTCGCCCAGTTCCCGTCCTGGGAGACCCTGCCGCACGAGCGACTGTCACCGAGCGCGGACACGGTCGGCCAGCGTCTGGCCGTCCTGCATCGACTGGCCAACCCCGGGGAGGGCACCGCCCTGCGGGTGGTGGTCACCACGGTGCGTTCGCTGGTCCAGCCGATGGCCCCCGGCTTGGGTGAGACCCGCACCATCACGCTGCGCGAAGGCATCGAGATCGATTTCGAGGGTCTGCTGAACGACCTCGTCGAGATGGCCTACGAGCGCGTGGACATGGTGGGTCGGCGTGGCGAGTTCGCCGTCCGCGGCGGCATCCTCGACGTCTTCCCGACGACGGCCGACTTCCCGGTAAGGGTCGAGTTCTGGGGCGACGAGATCTCCGAGATCCGGGCTTTCTCGGTGGCGGACCAGCGTAGTCAGCCCGAGATCGACGCATCGGTGGTTCGCATCCATCCGGGTCGCGAGCTGATCCTGACGCCCGAGGTCCGTGCACGGGCAGCCGACCTGGCGGCCGAGCACGCGGGCGAACAGGTGCTCGCGGAGATGCTGACGAAGCTGGCCGAAGGCATCCCCGTCGAAGGCATGGAAGCCCTGATCCCGATGCTCGTCGAGGGTCGGATGCAGATGCTGACACAGGTGTTCCCGGACGGGACCGGTGTGCTGTTGCTGGACCCGGAGAAGGTCCGCACCCGCGCAGCGGATCTCGCGCAGACTGGTGCGGAGTTCCTGGAGGCGTCGTGGACGGCCGCGGCGCTGGGGGCGGCCGCCCCCGTCGACGGCCGTTCGGCCGACGGTTCGGGTATCGACCTGCAGGCGAGCTCGTATCGATCCCTCGACGAGGTCGAGAAGACGACGCTGGCCGCCGGTCGTTCCTGGTGGACGATGAGCCCGCTCTCGACCGGGAGCGGCGACGAGATCGAACTCGACCTGACCGCGGGACCGACCCCACGTGGCAACGAGGCAGACATCGCCGCCACCTTCGCGAATCTCCGCGCGCATGTCACCACCGGTGGTATCGCGGCCGTCGTCGTGGCGGGCAAGGGAACCGCGCAGCGGGTCGGCGAGCGACTGGCCGAGGCCGAGGTGCCCGCCGAGATCGTCGAACCCGGTGTCCAACCCCAGCCGGGGCAGGTCTCGGTGTTCCACGGGACGCTGCGCAGCGGTGTGGTGTGTCCCGATGCGCGGCTGGTGATCGTCACCGAGACCGACCTGACCGGCAACCGGGTGGCCGGCGTGCGTGACGGCCGACGGCTGCCGGCCAAGCGTCGCAACCAGGTCGACCCGTTGGCCCTGACCGCCGGGGACATGGTGGTGCACGACCAGCACGGCATCGGCAAGTTCGTCGAGATGATCGAGCGAACCGTGTCCGGGGCGCGGCGGGAGTACCTGGTCCTCGAGTACGCGGCGAGCAAGCGCGGTCAACCGGGTGATCGGCTCTATGTACCGATGGACGCGCTCGACCAGTTGTCGCGGTATGTCGGTGGCGAACAGCCGTCGTTGTCGAAGTTGGGTGGCTCCGACTGGCAGAACACCAAACGCAAAGCGCGCAAGGCGGTTCGGGAGATCGCCGGTGAGCTCGTGCAGCTCTACGCCGCCCGCCACGCGGCCCCTGGGTACGCCTACAGCCCGGACACGCCGTGGCAGCGCGAGATGGAGGACGCCTTCGACTTCACCGAGACGATGGATCAGCTCACGGTGATCGCCGAGGTGAAGTCGGACATGGAGCGAGCGGTCCCGATGGACCGCGTGATCGTCGGCGACGTCGGCTACGGGAAGACCGAGATCGCTGTCCGGGCGGCCTTCAAGGCGGTCCAGGACGGCAAGCAGGTCGCCGTCCTGGTGCCGACAACCATTCTTGCGCAACAACACCTGCAGACGTTCACCGAACGGATGAGTGAGTTCCCGGTGCGCGTCCGCGGTCTGTCGCGATTCACCGACACCAAGGAGTCGAAGGAGATCATCGACGCGATGGCGACCGGCGATGTCGACATCGTCATCGGGACCCACCGGCTCCTCCAGACCGGGGTGACGTGGAAGGACCTCGGTCTGGTGATCGTCGACGAGGAGCAGCGGTTCGGCGTCGAGCACAAGGAACACATCAAGTCGTTGCGCACGCATGTCGACGTGCTGACGATGTCGGCGACCCCGATCCCGCGAACCCTGGAGATGTCGATGGCAGGCATCCGGGAGATGTCGACAATCCTCACCCCGCCGGAGGAGCGACATCCCGTCCTCACCTACGTCGGCGGGTACGCGGCCAAACAGGTCGGTGCCGCGATCCGACGGGAGCTGCTCCGCGACGGCCAGGTCTTCTACGTGCACAACCGCGTCTCGACCATCGACAAGACCGCTCGGGACATCGCCCAGATGGTCCCCGAGGCGCGGGTCGTGGTGGCCCACGGTCAGATGAACGAGGATCAGCTCGAACGCACGGTCGCCGGGTTCTGGAACCGCGAGTACGACGTCCTGGTCTGCACCACGATCATCGAGACCGGTCTCGACATCTCGAACGCCAACACCCTCATCGTCGATCGCGCGGAGAATCTGGGTCTGTCGCAGCTGCACCAGCTGCGCGGACGTGTCGGTCGCAGCCGGGAGCGTGGGTACGCCTACCTGCTCTACAGCCCCGAGCGTCCGCTCACCGAGACCGCGTACGACCGCCTTGCCACGATCGCGCAGAACAACGAGCTCGGCGCGGGCATGGCGGTGGCGCTCAAGGACCTCGAATTACGTGGTGCGGGAAATGTTCTGGGTGCCGAGCAGTCCGGACACGTGGCGGGCGTCGGGTTCGACCTCTACGTGCGACTGGTCGGCGAGGCCGTCGAGGCCTACCGCGCCGCCGCCGACGGCAAGCCGGTGTCGACAAGCGAACCCGCTGAGGTTCGGATCGACCTGCCCGTGGATGCCCACATCCCCGTCGAGTACGTCGACTCCGACCGTCTGCGCCTGGAGGCCTACCGGAAGCTCGCGTCGGCGACCGACGACGCGGCCGTCGACAGTGTCCTGGCCGAACTCGCCGACCGCTACGGCGAACCGCCCGAGGAGACCGGCCGGCTCGCGGCGATCGCTCGGCTGCGTCTGCGCTGCCGGGAGCGGGGGGTCACGGAGATCGGCCTGGCCGGTACGGGCATGAAGATCGCGCCGATGACCCTGCTCGACAGCGAACAGGTCCGGCTCAAACGGCTCTACCCGGCGGCCGGGTACCGCGCCACCACGTCGGTCATCACCTTGCCGATCCCGCGGACCGGAGGTGTCGGGTCGGCCCGCCTGCGCGACGAGGAGGTCATCGACTACGTCAACGGCTTCTTGCTGGCCCTTCGGCCGCAGCCCGACTGAAAGCCCGTCGAGGGCACCCGATTTCTCGTCGAGAGCACCGACACACGTCGTCGACTCTGCCGGTGTGGCCACCCACCTGGCTCGTCCTGGGTTACGGTCGTGACACCCGCAGCCCGACCCGGAGGATGACTCGATGACCGTCGTGCTACTCGATCCCCTTCGCCATGACGTGATCCCGTTGCGTGCCATCCCTCTGCTGTCCGGTCCGCTCGTCATCACCGAGGACATCCATCCGTCGACGCTGTGGGAATTGGGCAAGACGTCGGCGTCCTGGGCCGAGGTGGACGATCCGGAGTCGACGCTGCTCACGAGCGACCGGACGCACCGGTTCGTCCGCGCCCGGCTCGAGCGCGGCGACGACCTGATCGCCGCCCGGGGGGTTCCCGGCGATGCATTGCTCGCGGCTGTCGCGCTGATGGACACCCTCCGACGAACCGGACCGTGGGAGAGCACCCAGACGCACGCCACACTGCGCCGGTACCTGCTCGAAGAATGCTATGAACTGCTCGATGCGATCGACGACGACGATCCCGAGCTGCTACGCGAGGAACTGGGAGACCTGTTGCTCCAGGTGTTGTTCCACGCCCGGATCGCCGCCGACGATCCCGACCATCCGTTCGACATCGACGATGTCGCCCAGAGTTTCACCGACAAGGTGACCGGCCGCACGCCGGGCATCCTGTCGGGTGCTCATGCCGACCTCGAGACGCAGATCCGGGAATGGGAAGAGCGTAAGGCGGCCGAGAAGAACCGCGGATCGGTTTTCGACGGGGTCGCCACGACGGCGCCGGCGCTGGCCCTGACGCAGAAGGTCCTGGAACGGCTGTCGGCCGCCGACTTTCCGCTCGACACCATCGATCCGGAGATCACGTCGGTCGCCGTCGAACCCGGGGGTGACAGCGTCGAAGAGCTGGCACGACAACGAGTCCGGGCGTTCATGGCGCACGTCCGTGACGTCGAGAAACGTGCGGATGCCGACGGGGGAGCGCCGAGCACTCGTGCGGCGTGGCTCGCGGCGCTGGCCCCCGTTGCTGTCGACGAAGAACCTGGTGCTGTCGACGAAGATCCCGTTGCCGTCGGCGAGAACCACGTTGCTGTCGGCGAGGAATCGCGGGCTCAGCCGAACAGTCCCTGACCCCACCACTCGCCGGGTCGCAAGCCCGGCGGTACCGCGAACACCGACGACCCGTTGGGGATCAGGTACTCGGTCATCGCGTCCTTGCGGGACAACACCTGCTGCATCGGCACGAATTGCTTTCCGGTGTCCCGGTTGAACGCGATGAAGAACAGCCCGGCGTCGAGGTGACCGAATCCGTCGGAGCCGTCGGTGAAGTTGTAGCCCCGACGCAGGATCTGGACCCCGCCGAGGTTGTCGGGATGGGCGAGCCTGACATGTGCGGTGCGGGGGATCATCGGTGCGCCGTACGACGTGACGTCGAAGTCCGGGGCGTCGAACTCGTTTTGTTGACCCAACGGTGCGCCGGAGCCCTTCAACCGCCCGACGATCTGTTCCTGCTCCAGCAGGTTGGCGCGATCCCACGGCTCGATGTCCATCCGGATGCGGCGTGCGACGAGGTAGGTGCCGCCGGTCATCCACTGGGCGTTCGCGGGGTTGTCCTCCTTCGTCACCCACACCCAGCGGTCGAGCAGATCGGTGTCCTCGGCCCGGAGGTTCGCGGTTCCGTCCTTGAAGCCGAACATGTTGCGCGGCGTTTCCTGGGACTGGGTGGTCGACGACGTGCGGCCGAATCCCAGCTGCGACCAGCGGACCGCCACCACACCAAGACCCATCCGGGCCAGGTTCCGGATGGCGTGCACGGCGACCTGCGGGTCGTCGGCGCAGGCCTGAACGCAGATGTCACCGAACGAACGGGACGATTCGATCTTCTCGGCGGCGAACGCCGGCAGGTCGACCAGCGCGGGCGGTTTGCGATCCGCGATGCCGAATCGATCGCGACGATCGGGATCGGATGCACTCGGCCCGAACATCCCGGGGCCGAAACCGATGGTGAGCGTGAGATTGGCGGCGTCGAGACCGAGCGCTTCCCCGGTGTCGGCGGGCGGTGTGTAATCGCCGAGTCCGACGGCGCCGTCGGGAGCGGTCTGTTCGCCCCTGGTCATGCGCTCGGCCGCGACGGTCCACTTCTGGAGCATCGCGACCAGATCCGATCGCGAGTCGGTGATCACGTCGAAACTGGCGAAGTGCAGGCGGTCCTGTGCTGCCGTGATGATCCCGGACTGACGTTCGCCCCGGAAGGCGACGACCTGCGTCCCGCTGGTGTCCTCGGCCGCGGTGGCCCGGCCGATCGCACCACCCGCGGCGGCGGCGACCACCCCGACGCCGGCACCCCCCAACAGTGCTCGACGCGAGATGCGTTGGCGTCCTGTGGGTTCGGCCGGCGGCGGGGTGTTCTCCGACATTTATCCCAGCACCAGCCCCGGGACCTGCGACAGTGACGCCGAGAGCGCGTCGATCTTGTTGGACAAGTCCTTGCGCTGCTCGGCGGTGACCTGGGTGTAGGTGACGTAGCCGTCGCCGTCACGGTACTGGTTGATGGCGGTGCGGACATCGGCGAACTGGGCGGTGATCTTGTCCATCAGCGCTTGGTCCTTGGCCGAGATCATCGGCTGCATCTCCGCGATCAGGGTCTCGGCACCATCGACGTTGGCGGCGAAGTCCCACAGGTCGGTGTGGGAGTAGCGATCCTCTTCACCGCCGACCTTGGTGGCGGCGATCTCGTCGATCAACGCCTGCGGTCCCTGCACGAACTGGCGTGTCTCGAAGGTGAAGTCGGGCTTGTTGACCTCGGTCTTGAGCTTGTTGACGTTGGCCAGCAGTTCGTCGGCGGCCTTGTCGATATCGGCCTTGTTGTCGGTCGCCTTCGCGTTGGCGGCATCGGCCGGGGCGATCTGCCCGGGTGCCTCGCCGACCTCGGCCTGCTGCGGCGGCCACAGGGCCCGCTCGACGCGGTGGAAGCCGGTGAACGGCTGCGAACCGTCCTCGGTGTCGTCCCAGCGCATGTCGATGGCCGGGTCGAGATCGGGGAAAGACTCCGCGACGGGCTCGATCCGCTCGTAGAAGGTGCGCACCTGACCGAACATGGCCTTGGCCTGGTCGAGTTCACCCGCCTTGACGTGGTCGACGAAGATCTGCGCCTGCGCCGACAGTCCGTTGACCTGGCCGCGCACATAGTCGAGGTAGCGCGCCTTGGCGGCGTTGACGTCGGCGGGAACCTCCTCCTTGGCCTTCTTCTCGCCGGTCACCGAGATCTCCTTGCGGATGCCGGTGCCGACCATGCCGGGCTTGCAGGCCACCGTGTAGGTGCCCGGATCGGTGACCTCGACGGTCAGATTCCCCGACAGGCCCGGCCCGATGTTCTCCACCTCGCCGAGAACCCGGTTGTTGTTGCCGTAGAGATAGAACTCGGTGACCTTGGAGCCGTTGTTGGCGACCTTGAAGTTCACGTCGCCGGTCGGGGCCTCGGTGCTGTCGAGTTCGCAGCCGTCGTTGGTCGAGGTGACCGCGATCGCCCCGTTCTCACTGTCCTTGGAGGTGCAGCCGGCCAACAGGATCGGCGCGGCGACCGCCAGCGACAGCAACGCGATGGGAGTGGTGATTCTCGGATTCACCTGTGTTCCTTTCAGGTACCGGCGTCTGTGGCTGCCGGGGCTTGCGAGGTGGAACCGTCATCGGTCGGGGCCGGTGGCCGCTGCCGGTTCGCGCGGAGGAAGAAGTAGAGGACGATCGCCACGTACAGGCACCACGCCACCACCTGCAGGACGGTCGGATCGGGGCGGACGTTGAAGATGCCGGCCAGCACGGTGCCATACCATGACGACTGGTCGTAGTGCTCGGAGATGTCGAACGCCAGCGTGCTGCCGCCGGGGAGCCATCCGACGGTCTGCAGGGCCCGCACCCCGTAGGACAAGATGCCGGCGGCGACGAAGATCAAGAAGATCCCGGTGTAGAGGAAGAACTTGTGGAAGTTCAGTCGCACCGCACCGCGATAGAGCAGCACGGTCACCACGATCGCGACCACGATGCCCAGTAACAAACCCAGCAACGGCCACAAACTGCCCGACACGCTCTCGGCGTAACCGACCATCAACAGCGCGGTCTCAAATCCTTCACGCCCGACGGCCAGGAACGCCAAGCCCATCACCGATACACCACCGGTGAGCAACGCATGCGACATCCCCGATTTCAGGTCCGTCGAGATGTGGGCGGCGGCCTTGCTCATCCACAACACCATGAACGTCACGATCACCACCGCGACCAGCGACGCCAACCCGGCAATCAACTCCGCGGTCAAAGTGGTGACCGTTGAGGTACCCAGATGGATGATCAGAAAGATCACGATGACCATCGCGACCGCGGCCGAGACCCCGGCCCAGATCCACTTCAACGCGTCCCGACGATCCGCCTTCACGACGAACGCCACCAAGATCATCACCACGATGCCCGTTTCGAGGCCTTCGCGAAGTCCGATGAGTCCGCTGCCGAACATCTGCGCGAAAATCGAGGGCGCGCCACCCGCGGCCAAATGCGTCATGCCGGACTTTCTGCGACTGATTCACACTGGTGATCAGGTTTGGTGAGGCTAACCACGTGACAGTAGCCTCGCGGCGCGGGAACCGAAAGGGGTACCCCGCAGTTGTCATGGAGAACGGGACAAACGACTCAGAAGGAGATGCAGTGAGGGGGCGCATGAGTGTGTGGCGTGGGGCCGGTCGCCGGCTGGTTCTGGCTCCGCTGATGATCGGCGCGACCGCGCTCGTCGCCTCCGCGTGCCTCGATCTGCCCTCACTGAACCGTCCCGACATCCCGGACGGCATCCCGCCGGGTCCTGGCGCGCCGACCCCGTATATCGACGTCAACGCGCCGGGCCGGACCGCCGAGTTGCTCCGTGGCTGGGCAGGCCCGATCTCGGACTCCACCGGCATCCCGCTGATCGCGCTCGAGGCATACGGCAACGCCGCCGAGATCCAGCGTCAGCAGCACCCCGAATGCGGACTCGCGTGGACGACGCTGGCCGGGGTGGCAGCGGTGGAGAGCAAGCACGGCACCCACCACGGGACCGACATCGCGGCCAACGGTGACACCGCGCCGCCGATTCGTGGTGTGGCCCTCGACGGCACCAAGGGCAACATGCAGATCCACGACACCGATGGCGGAAAGCTGGACGGTGATCCCACGCATGATCGCGCGATGGGACCGTTCCAGTTCATCCCGGAGACGTGGAAACGCTATGGAGTGGATGCCAACGGCGACGGAAGGGCCGATCCCGACAACATCGACGACGCCGCGCTGTCGGCCGCACGGTATCTCTGCGTGTCCTCGGGTGGTGACATGACCACACCTGAAGGCTGGGAGGATGCAGTGAAGGTCTACAACAACTCGATGAAGTACGTCCTCGATGTCCGGGACCGCGCCAACGCCTACTCGGTCAACGTCCGATACTGAGGCCCCGCGCCGGGTCCCTCCCTTGTCACGTGCGTCCACCGGCCAACGATTAGGCTTTGACGCGTACCCGTCGGCGTTGAAGTGGCGTCGACCCCGTCGACCATAAAGGGGCACAGCTGTGGCAATGATCGAGCAGGTCGGTGCACGCGAGATTCTCGATTCGCGGGGCAATCCGACCGTCGAGGTCGAAGTGGTTCTCGACGACGGCACCTTCACCCGCGCGGCGGTCCCCTCCGGAGCTTCGACCGGTGAGCACGAGGCCGTCGAATTGCGAGATGGCGGTGAGCGTTACGGCGGCAAGGGCGTGACCAAGGCCGTCGAGGGTGTGCTGGGCGAGTTGGCACCTGCGGTCATCGGTCTGGAGGCCGAGGACCAGCGCCTGGTCGATCAGGCGCTCCTCGACTGCGACGGCACCCCCGACAAGGGGCGACTGGGCGCGAACGCGATCCTCGGTGTGTCACTCGCCGTGGCCAAGGGCGCCGCGGAGTCGGCGGGTCTGCCGCTGTTCCGCTACCTCGGCGGCCCGAATGCTCACATCCTGCCTGTCC contains:
- the efeO gene encoding iron uptake system protein EfeO — protein: MNPRITTPIALLSLAVAAPILLAGCTSKDSENGAIAVTSTNDGCELDSTEAPTGDVNFKVANNGSKVTEFYLYGNNNRVLGEVENIGPGLSGNLTVEVTDPGTYTVACKPGMVGTGIRKEISVTGEKKAKEEVPADVNAAKARYLDYVRGQVNGLSAQAQIFVDHVKAGELDQAKAMFGQVRTFYERIEPVAESFPDLDPAIDMRWDDTEDGSQPFTGFHRVERALWPPQQAEVGEAPGQIAPADAANAKATDNKADIDKAADELLANVNKLKTEVNKPDFTFETRQFVQGPQALIDEIAATKVGGEEDRYSHTDLWDFAANVDGAETLIAEMQPMISAKDQALMDKITAQFADVRTAINQYRDGDGYVTYTQVTAEQRKDLSNKIDALSASLSQVPGLVLG
- the efeU gene encoding iron uptake transporter permease EfeU, yielding MTHLAAGGAPSIFAQMFGSGLIGLREGLETGIVVMILVAFVVKADRRDALKWIWAGVSAAVAMVIVIFLIIHLGTSTVTTLTAELIAGLASLVAVVIVTFMVLWMSKAAAHISTDLKSGMSHALLTGGVSVMGLAFLAVGREGFETALLMVGYAESVSGSLWPLLGLLLGIVVAIVVTVLLYRGAVRLNFHKFFLYTGIFLIFVAAGILSYGVRALQTVGWLPGGSTLAFDISEHYDQSSWYGTVLAGIFNVRPDPTVLQVVAWCLYVAIVLYFFLRANRQRPPAPTDDGSTSQAPAATDAGT
- a CDS encoding lytic transglycosylase domain-containing protein — its product is MSVWRGAGRRLVLAPLMIGATALVASACLDLPSLNRPDIPDGIPPGPGAPTPYIDVNAPGRTAELLRGWAGPISDSTGIPLIALEAYGNAAEIQRQQHPECGLAWTTLAGVAAVESKHGTHHGTDIAANGDTAPPIRGVALDGTKGNMQIHDTDGGKLDGDPTHDRAMGPFQFIPETWKRYGVDANGDGRADPDNIDDAALSAARYLCVSSGGDMTTPEGWEDAVKVYNNSMKYVLDVRDRANAYSVNVRY